In Xylocopa sonorina isolate GNS202 chromosome 3, iyXylSono1_principal, whole genome shotgun sequence, one genomic interval encodes:
- the LOC143433498 gene encoding cilia- and flagella-associated protein 70, protein MKQHRICSSRLLLFIHPNTFFYRTSFVFLCFPSFRQLNRRDSHVGYRIFEFVKIFSKMEEWMRWQTTVDEKNIEITLHSIENIIRKEDITVSFIVEHNNIILGESNPVFIKRNFDEELSIHIIDFVVNLRVNLSDKNSFDSLVSTPALIKAIEHVGCEQEELSVDSKDESRKRSIFSTKTPPPITKILGICNVDFIPIILGEEKLTEKLILETSNFSFDGTSVSWQNLPRLTITISQDLIPFFQSIGTVNFLHITIESIYNPPESFTENSRYKAGTIAFIEDEVPTNIIFDHGVFTKYRDVERTKRWNTLRHVENRAQLSKYKLDCDFMGVKNEFKKQLDLAKMTCEDVPRIEWNSLNRCILREGGIKAMRNHITIHRYWPFQFEVIEETSASLTPATQLYQCYVDLSELLFPGNKSCRIVKQLYKYSPTDITEKVGLEQNIFVSEPPRKESKEKDKRSKTSKHTKSNQSEDETVPSTPVTTIGSEEPTVVVIEIELYEPLIPCRIDADYTHLIAEMIPEQERKQHYPYTADIAEAQYIHCVQKLAEVLTESYKDELTCFTQYLYKSGVYLTVRNTLKMKVPMLIDQKFELPRNLVDFNKSHDFIVSIYTYLVEKMHLALNTMVEGRFLTDLQDDADLKKMYFYANEAYELGDITGARVYYTKLIASNKNDPYLWTQYAIFLNKIGDRDSAKECSLEAIKLDRQYAIALLVQAIILFKNREYKEAEIFLKAIVDFHPRFFEAWAVLHLFYIRTEYYPGLDLTLRVAEKCMQDKTRTIMFDQEPLSWTSIHCPPDNVYMSVATFLLKLNFCEFAGIALAEEMSISNRSTHVLYYMAVEHYLCGRYEDALSHLEEIRCNYGMDYSVSSLMGHCYYKMGNIEKGLEYYEFARMLFDRPDNLHLVEIRLGYHYYDAGDFNRARRIFLHACKFSPSSLTWLGVGICCYELNQLHEAEASLAEANRIDNHNPEIWGYLCLLNLTLERYDEFSQCYAEMIKNNLKNRKLWLRITNLMKALNYAPPRSVESNDFLEDHSTEQSEEQFKN, encoded by the exons ATGAAGCAACATAGAATTTGCTCCTCACGACTTTTGCTATTTATACATCCT AATACGTTCTTTTACAGAACATCTTTCGTTTTTCTTTGTTTTCCTTCATTCAGACAACTGAATCGACGTGATTCTCATGTTGGTTATCGGATCTTCGAATttgtaaaaatattttcaaaaatgGAGGAATGGATGCGATGGCAAACTACAGTGGACGAAAAAAATATCGAGATAACTCTGCACTCTATTGAAAATATC ATCCGTAAAGAGGACATAACTGTATCGTTTATAGTGGAACATAACAACATTATTTTGGGAGAAAGCAATCCTGTATTTATCAAGAGAAATTTTGACGAAGAACTGTCGATACATATCATCGACTTTGTCGTTAACTTGCGAGTTAATTTAAGTGATAAGAATAGTTTTGATTCTCTTGTATCGACTCCTGCATTGA TAAAAGCTATAGAACACGTAGGATGCGAGCAGGAGGAATTATCTGTCGATTCAAAAGATGAATCTAGAAAAAGATCGATATTCAGTACAAAAACACCCCCACCAATAACGAAGATATTGGGCATTTGCAATGTTGATTTTATACCAATAATATTGg GAGAAGAAAAACTGACCGAGAAACTAATTCTGGAAACATCAAACTTCTCTTTCGATGGGACATCGGTTTCATGGCAGAATCTACCACGCTTAACTATAACAATCTCCCAAGATCTGATACCGTTCTTCCAGTCAATCGGAACAGTAAACTTTTTACACATCACCATCGAAAGTATATACAATCCACCGGAATCATTTACAGAGAATTCACGGTATAAAGCTGGCACGATAGCGTTTATCGAAGACGAG GTCCCTACAAATATAATTTTTGATCATGGTGTATTCACGAAATATCGCGACGTTGAGAGAACAAAACGGTGGAACACTTTGCGTCACGTGGAGAACCGAGCACAATTGTCGAAATACAAACTGGATTGCGATTTCATGGGTGTgaaaaatgaatttaaaaaGCAGCTCGATTTAGCG AAAATGACTTGTGAAGACGTACCGCGAATAGAATGGAATTCATTGAATAGATGTATCCTACGAGAAGGAGGGATCAAAGCTATGCGAAACCATATTACAAT ACATAGATATTGGCCTTTCCAATTCGAAGTAATTGAAGAGACTTCTGCCAGTTTAACACCCGCAACACAATTGTATCAATGCTACGTGGATCTCTCAGAACTACTTTTTCCAGGAA ACAAAAGTTGTCGAATTGTGAAACAATTATATAAGTATAGCCCAACAGATATAACTGAAAAAGTGGGACTTGAACAAAATATATTCGTTTCGGAGCCACCGCGTAAAGAGTCGAAAGAAAAAGATAAAAGGAGTAAAACGTCAAAA CATACGAAGTCGAATCAATCGGAGGATGAAACAGTACCAAGTACACCTGTAACAACTATTGGAAGTGAAGAGCCTACGGTAGTGGTGATCGAGATAGAACTCTACGAACCTCTTATTCCTTGCAGAATTGATGCCGATTACACACATTT GATAGCCGAAATGATACCTGAACAAGAAAGAAAACAACATTATCCGTATACTGCTGATATAGCAGAAGCACAATACATTCATTGCGTCCAAAAACTGGCAGAAGTTCTCACAGAAAGCTATAAA GACGAGCTCACATGTTTTACGCAATATCTTTATAAAAGCGGAGTATATTTAACTGTACGTAACACGTTAAAAATGAAAGTTCCTATGCTGATAGATCAGAAATTCGAGCTGCCGAGAAACCTGGTGGACTTCAACAAAAGCCAT GATTTTATCGTGTCTATATACACGTATTTAGTGGAGAAAATGCATCTAGCATTAAACACAATGGTCGAAGGTCGATTCTTAACAGATTTACAAGATGACGCTGATTTAAAGAAGATGTACTTTTATGCCAATGAAGCTTATGAACTTGGAGACATCACTGGAGCCAGAGTGTACTACACAAAA TTAATAGCTTCCAATAAGAACGATCCGTATCTTTGGACGCAATATGCGATATTTCTAAATAAAATTGGCGACAGAGATAGTGCGAAGGAATGTTCTTTAGAAGCGATCAAGTTAGATAGACAGTATGCAATTGC ATTGCTGGTGCAAGccataattttatttaaaaatagagAATATAAAGAGGCAGAAATTTTTTTGAAAGCCATAGTCGACTTTCATCCGCGATTCTTCGAAGCATGGGCCGTTTTGCATCTCTTCTACATTCGAACGGAATATTATCCAG GACTGGACCTTACGCTTCGTGTAGCAGAGAAATGTATGCAAGATAAAACTCGCACGATAATGTTTGATCAAGAACCACTTTCATGGACTTCCATCCACTGTCCTCCGGACAACGTGTACATGTCGGTTGCAACATTCCTACTGAAATTAAACTTTTGCGAG TTCGCAGGAATCGCATTGGCAGAAGAAATGTCAATTTCCAACCGGTCGACTCACGTTTTGTACTATATGGCAGTGGAGCATTATTTATGTGGCAGATACGAAGATGCACTGTCACACTTGGAGGAGATTCGGTGCAATTATGGAATG GATTATTCGGTCAGTAGTCTGATGGGCCATTGTTATTACAAAATGGGTAACATCGAGAAAGGGTTGGAATACTACGAATTTGCGCGTATGCTATTCGACAGACCTGACAATTTGCATTTAGTGGAAATTAG ATTGGGATACCATTATTATGATGCTGGCGATTTTAACCGCGCTAGGCGAATATTTCTACACGCGTGTAAATTTTCACCATCCTCTCTAACTTGGTTGGGCGTCGGTATATGTTGTTACGAG TTGAACCAGTTACACGAAGCGGAAGCATCTCTAGCGGAAGCGAACAGAATCGATAACCACAATCCGGAAATATGGGGATACTTGTGCCTTTTGAACCTGACGCTCGAAAGATACGATGAATTTTCGCAATGTTATGCAGAAATGATCAAA AATAATCTTAAAAATAGAAAACTGTGGCTAAGAATAACGAACCTAATGAAGGCTTTGAATTACGCACCACCACGTTCAGTAGAATCCAACGATTTCCTCGAGGATCATAGCACAGAGCAATCTGAGGaacaatttaaaaattaa
- the LOC143422430 gene encoding uncharacterized protein LOC143422430 isoform X1, producing the protein MTRAICSEDEEFGSEVPFKMASSALEEKINKIRQQNEEIRRRYEEVEEDKKNAAKLNALVQMVPSTDWPERKEPPEFSNPPKTKPKSTKEKHEYTPQPHAGEGRKVHSFAQGEGPPPDPKYNFLADSEREEPGTEYTKENSGTRSYHKVTRGSFRKKMGGRDSIQKDSKPNKGGYRDESQPGYDAWRAERNRIDEDRISRQRTAEGNWRREWDNDKVHIIDDAMKKSSRPMLGDFTKKDYKDSDRRYHANNNEHVNYSRGGGHGRPHRGSTKNFYSNYENRSHNTYDQHRSTTTASMKTPISPTSEERTVIATEKSLKVTVNQSNATKGPVMSVKVNSPNIAGTGRVGPRQRSRITYSHSDVDAPPSEGEHFFRQKSFEDKSKGTYFNNQKFSNLKRSHSQKKKENETKYQYHPKKDSDGNSHKQYENEFRSHSQKDQQKSYATKSPKPSRGNVRIMKHDSSNVNTLCETQKCSTSNEVKLEQNVECNIEHNVEPVIENNAELNVERDVEQNIKHNIEHDTECNDKPNVAYNIECDIKQNVQHNITTETVQENKFNKIEISDVKNEETNIEDEATEEVSSKKEEETTFVTDNPEHNAKYDTSKDAFDSKSECSDPLACNVTEESQESSHKSSEALVPSNDLSDKELVPNEVSNDVVNVEETSTCEVEQTSKEVINQFVNDNCDNIENEITIQRSTEEVIDNSASSLADKTNSVIEINNQLVQCNKELARNEALNAEKEMDTKNESSDKNLEEIVNSCDSKEKAEETKDEKDEKGNEENDKLLQ; encoded by the exons ATGACTCGTGCGATTTGTTCGGAGGATGAGGAATTCGGAAGTGAAGTTCCTTTTAAA ATGGCATCTAGTGCACTAGAAGAAAAAATCAATAAAATTCGACAACAAAATGAAGAGATTAGGAGgagatatgag gAGGTGGAAGAAGATAAGAAGAACGCAGCAAAACTGAATGCTTTGGTGCAAATGGTACCATCAACGGATTGGCCTGAGAGGAAAGAACCGCCAGAGTTCTCGAATCCTCCTAAAACTAAACCGAAGTCAACCAAAGAGAAACATGAATACACGCCACAACCTCATGCAGGCGAAGGGAGAAAAGTTCATTCTTTTGCTCAA GGCGAAGGACCACCGCCGGATCCTAAATACAATTTTTTGGCAGATTCTGAGCGAGAAGAACCCGGTACCGAATACACAAAGGAAAATAGTGGGACTAGGTCTTATCATAAAGTGACAAGGGGTAGTTTCAGGAAAAAAATGGGTGGAAGAGATAGTATTCAGAAA GACAGTAAACCAAATAAAGGGGGTTACAGAGATGAATCTCAGCCAGGATATGATGCCTGGAGAGCAGAAAGGAATCGTATCGATGAGGATCGTATCAGTAGACAGAGAACGGCGGAAGGCAATTGGCGTAGGGAATGGGATAATGATAAA GTGCACATTATAGATGATGCAATGAAGAAATCATCAAGGCCTATGCTAGGAGATTTTACAAAAAAGGATTACAAAGATTCTGATAGAAGATATCATGCTAATA ATAACGAACATGTCAATTATAGTCGTGGCGGTGGTCATGGTCGTCCACATCGTGGTTCAACAAAGAACTTTTATAGCAACTATGAAAATCGATCTCATAATACCTACGATCAACATAGAAGTACTACAACAGCATCAATGAAAACACCAATCTCACCAACTTCTGAAGAAAGAACTGTTATTGCAACCGAGAAGAGTTTAAAGGTTACAGTAAATCAAAGTAATGCAACAAAAGGACCCGTAATGAGTGTTAAag tgAATTCACCAAATATAGCTGGAACCGGAAGAGTCGGGCCACGACAAAGAAGTCGTATTACGTACAGTCATTCAGACGTTGACGCACCTCCATCCGAAGGAGAGCATTTCTTCCGTCAAAAGTCATTCGAAGACAAATCGAAGGGAACTTATTTCAATAACCAGAAGTTCTCTAATCTGAAGAGATCTCATTctcaaaagaagaaagaaaatgaaACAAAGTATCAATATCATCCGAAGAAAGATAGTGATGGAAATTCACATAAACAATATGAGAATGAATTTAGATCGCACTCTCAGAAGGATCAACAAAAATCTTATGCTACAAAATCGCCAAAACCTTCGAGGGGAAACGTAAGGATAATGAAACACGATTCCTCGAACGTGAATACTTTATGCGAAACTCAGAAGTGTTCAACCTCTAATGAAGTAAAACTTGAACAGAATGTTGAGTGCAATATTGAACATAATGTTGAACCTGTTATTGAGAATAATGCTGAACTTAATGTTGAACGTGACGTTGAACAAAATATTAAACATAATATTGAACATGATACCGAATGTAATGATAAACCCAACGTCGCATATAATATCGAATGTGATATTAAACAGAATGTTCAGCATAACATTACAACAGAGACAGTGCAGGAAAATAAATTCAACAAGATTGAAATATCCGATGTAAAGAATGAAGAAACAAATATTGAAGATGAAGCTACGGAGGAAGTATCATcaaagaaagaagaagagacTACATTTGTTACAGACAATCCCGAGCATAATGCCAAATACGATACAAGTAAAGATGCGTTTGATAGCAAGAGCGAGTGTTCAGATCCTCTTGCGTGTAATGTAACAGAAGAATCGCAAGAGAGTAGCCATAAGTCTTCCGAGGCATTAGTTCCAAGCAATGATTTGTCTGATAAGGAACTTGTGCCAAACGAGGTATCGAACGATGTCGTCAATGTAGAAGAAACTTCTACGTGTGAAGTAGAGCAGACATCGAAAGAAGTTATAAATCAGTTTGTAAACGATAACTGTGATAATATCGAAAATGAAATTACAATCCAACGAAGTACAGAAGAGGTGATAGATAATTCTGCGTCTTCGTTGGCAGATAAAACAAATTCTGTGATAGAAATTAATAATCAATTGGTGCAATGCAATAAAGAGTTAGCTCGGAATGAAGCGTTGAACGCAGAAAAAGAGATGGATACGAAGAACGAGTCGTCCGATAAAAATTTAGAAGAAATCGTGAATTCTTGCGATAGCAAAGagaaagcagaagaaacgaagGACGAAAAAGATGAAAAGGGAAACGAGGAGAATGACAAACTGTTGCAATAA
- the LOC143422430 gene encoding uncharacterized protein LOC143422430 isoform X3: protein MASSALEEKINKIRQQNEEIRRRYEEVEEDKKNAAKLNALVQMVPSTDWPERKEPPEFSNPPKTKPKSTKEKHEYTPQPHAGEGRKVHSFAQGEGPPPDPKYNFLADSEREEPGTEYTKENSGTRSYHKVTRGSFRKKMGGRDSIQKDSKPNKGGYRDESQPGYDAWRAERNRIDEDRISRQRTAEGNWRREWDNDKVHIIDDAMKKSSRPMLGDFTKKDYKDSDRRYHANNNEHVNYSRGGGHGRPHRGSTKNFYSNYENRSHNTYDQHRSTTTASMKTPISPTSEERTVIATEKSLKVTVNQSNATKGPVMSVKVNSPNIAGTGRVGPRQRSRITYSHSDVDAPPSEGEHFFRQKSFEDKSKGTYFNNQKFSNLKRSHSQKKKENETKYQYHPKKDSDGNSHKQYENEFRSHSQKDQQKSYATKSPKPSRGNVRIMKHDSSNVNTLCETQKCSTSNEVKLEQNVECNIEHNVEPVIENNAELNVERDVEQNIKHNIEHDTECNDKPNVAYNIECDIKQNVQHNITTETVQENKFNKIEISDVKNEETNIEDEATEEVSSKKEEETTFVTDNPEHNAKYDTSKDAFDSKSECSDPLACNVTEESQESSHKSSEALVPSNDLSDKELVPNEVSNDVVNVEETSTCEVEQTSKEVINQFVNDNCDNIENEITIQRSTEEVIDNSASSLADKTNSVIEINNQLVQCNKELARNEALNAEKEMDTKNESSDKNLEEIVNSCDSKEKAEETKDEKDEKGNEENDKLLQ from the exons ATGGCATCTAGTGCACTAGAAGAAAAAATCAATAAAATTCGACAACAAAATGAAGAGATTAGGAGgagatatgag gAGGTGGAAGAAGATAAGAAGAACGCAGCAAAACTGAATGCTTTGGTGCAAATGGTACCATCAACGGATTGGCCTGAGAGGAAAGAACCGCCAGAGTTCTCGAATCCTCCTAAAACTAAACCGAAGTCAACCAAAGAGAAACATGAATACACGCCACAACCTCATGCAGGCGAAGGGAGAAAAGTTCATTCTTTTGCTCAA GGCGAAGGACCACCGCCGGATCCTAAATACAATTTTTTGGCAGATTCTGAGCGAGAAGAACCCGGTACCGAATACACAAAGGAAAATAGTGGGACTAGGTCTTATCATAAAGTGACAAGGGGTAGTTTCAGGAAAAAAATGGGTGGAAGAGATAGTATTCAGAAA GACAGTAAACCAAATAAAGGGGGTTACAGAGATGAATCTCAGCCAGGATATGATGCCTGGAGAGCAGAAAGGAATCGTATCGATGAGGATCGTATCAGTAGACAGAGAACGGCGGAAGGCAATTGGCGTAGGGAATGGGATAATGATAAA GTGCACATTATAGATGATGCAATGAAGAAATCATCAAGGCCTATGCTAGGAGATTTTACAAAAAAGGATTACAAAGATTCTGATAGAAGATATCATGCTAATA ATAACGAACATGTCAATTATAGTCGTGGCGGTGGTCATGGTCGTCCACATCGTGGTTCAACAAAGAACTTTTATAGCAACTATGAAAATCGATCTCATAATACCTACGATCAACATAGAAGTACTACAACAGCATCAATGAAAACACCAATCTCACCAACTTCTGAAGAAAGAACTGTTATTGCAACCGAGAAGAGTTTAAAGGTTACAGTAAATCAAAGTAATGCAACAAAAGGACCCGTAATGAGTGTTAAag tgAATTCACCAAATATAGCTGGAACCGGAAGAGTCGGGCCACGACAAAGAAGTCGTATTACGTACAGTCATTCAGACGTTGACGCACCTCCATCCGAAGGAGAGCATTTCTTCCGTCAAAAGTCATTCGAAGACAAATCGAAGGGAACTTATTTCAATAACCAGAAGTTCTCTAATCTGAAGAGATCTCATTctcaaaagaagaaagaaaatgaaACAAAGTATCAATATCATCCGAAGAAAGATAGTGATGGAAATTCACATAAACAATATGAGAATGAATTTAGATCGCACTCTCAGAAGGATCAACAAAAATCTTATGCTACAAAATCGCCAAAACCTTCGAGGGGAAACGTAAGGATAATGAAACACGATTCCTCGAACGTGAATACTTTATGCGAAACTCAGAAGTGTTCAACCTCTAATGAAGTAAAACTTGAACAGAATGTTGAGTGCAATATTGAACATAATGTTGAACCTGTTATTGAGAATAATGCTGAACTTAATGTTGAACGTGACGTTGAACAAAATATTAAACATAATATTGAACATGATACCGAATGTAATGATAAACCCAACGTCGCATATAATATCGAATGTGATATTAAACAGAATGTTCAGCATAACATTACAACAGAGACAGTGCAGGAAAATAAATTCAACAAGATTGAAATATCCGATGTAAAGAATGAAGAAACAAATATTGAAGATGAAGCTACGGAGGAAGTATCATcaaagaaagaagaagagacTACATTTGTTACAGACAATCCCGAGCATAATGCCAAATACGATACAAGTAAAGATGCGTTTGATAGCAAGAGCGAGTGTTCAGATCCTCTTGCGTGTAATGTAACAGAAGAATCGCAAGAGAGTAGCCATAAGTCTTCCGAGGCATTAGTTCCAAGCAATGATTTGTCTGATAAGGAACTTGTGCCAAACGAGGTATCGAACGATGTCGTCAATGTAGAAGAAACTTCTACGTGTGAAGTAGAGCAGACATCGAAAGAAGTTATAAATCAGTTTGTAAACGATAACTGTGATAATATCGAAAATGAAATTACAATCCAACGAAGTACAGAAGAGGTGATAGATAATTCTGCGTCTTCGTTGGCAGATAAAACAAATTCTGTGATAGAAATTAATAATCAATTGGTGCAATGCAATAAAGAGTTAGCTCGGAATGAAGCGTTGAACGCAGAAAAAGAGATGGATACGAAGAACGAGTCGTCCGATAAAAATTTAGAAGAAATCGTGAATTCTTGCGATAGCAAAGagaaagcagaagaaacgaagGACGAAAAAGATGAAAAGGGAAACGAGGAGAATGACAAACTGTTGCAATAA
- the LOC143422430 gene encoding uncharacterized protein LOC143422430 isoform X2, protein MRNSEMASSALEEKINKIRQQNEEIRRRYEEVEEDKKNAAKLNALVQMVPSTDWPERKEPPEFSNPPKTKPKSTKEKHEYTPQPHAGEGRKVHSFAQGEGPPPDPKYNFLADSEREEPGTEYTKENSGTRSYHKVTRGSFRKKMGGRDSIQKDSKPNKGGYRDESQPGYDAWRAERNRIDEDRISRQRTAEGNWRREWDNDKVHIIDDAMKKSSRPMLGDFTKKDYKDSDRRYHANNNEHVNYSRGGGHGRPHRGSTKNFYSNYENRSHNTYDQHRSTTTASMKTPISPTSEERTVIATEKSLKVTVNQSNATKGPVMSVKVNSPNIAGTGRVGPRQRSRITYSHSDVDAPPSEGEHFFRQKSFEDKSKGTYFNNQKFSNLKRSHSQKKKENETKYQYHPKKDSDGNSHKQYENEFRSHSQKDQQKSYATKSPKPSRGNVRIMKHDSSNVNTLCETQKCSTSNEVKLEQNVECNIEHNVEPVIENNAELNVERDVEQNIKHNIEHDTECNDKPNVAYNIECDIKQNVQHNITTETVQENKFNKIEISDVKNEETNIEDEATEEVSSKKEEETTFVTDNPEHNAKYDTSKDAFDSKSECSDPLACNVTEESQESSHKSSEALVPSNDLSDKELVPNEVSNDVVNVEETSTCEVEQTSKEVINQFVNDNCDNIENEITIQRSTEEVIDNSASSLADKTNSVIEINNQLVQCNKELARNEALNAEKEMDTKNESSDKNLEEIVNSCDSKEKAEETKDEKDEKGNEENDKLLQ, encoded by the exons ATGAGGAATTCGGAA ATGGCATCTAGTGCACTAGAAGAAAAAATCAATAAAATTCGACAACAAAATGAAGAGATTAGGAGgagatatgag gAGGTGGAAGAAGATAAGAAGAACGCAGCAAAACTGAATGCTTTGGTGCAAATGGTACCATCAACGGATTGGCCTGAGAGGAAAGAACCGCCAGAGTTCTCGAATCCTCCTAAAACTAAACCGAAGTCAACCAAAGAGAAACATGAATACACGCCACAACCTCATGCAGGCGAAGGGAGAAAAGTTCATTCTTTTGCTCAA GGCGAAGGACCACCGCCGGATCCTAAATACAATTTTTTGGCAGATTCTGAGCGAGAAGAACCCGGTACCGAATACACAAAGGAAAATAGTGGGACTAGGTCTTATCATAAAGTGACAAGGGGTAGTTTCAGGAAAAAAATGGGTGGAAGAGATAGTATTCAGAAA GACAGTAAACCAAATAAAGGGGGTTACAGAGATGAATCTCAGCCAGGATATGATGCCTGGAGAGCAGAAAGGAATCGTATCGATGAGGATCGTATCAGTAGACAGAGAACGGCGGAAGGCAATTGGCGTAGGGAATGGGATAATGATAAA GTGCACATTATAGATGATGCAATGAAGAAATCATCAAGGCCTATGCTAGGAGATTTTACAAAAAAGGATTACAAAGATTCTGATAGAAGATATCATGCTAATA ATAACGAACATGTCAATTATAGTCGTGGCGGTGGTCATGGTCGTCCACATCGTGGTTCAACAAAGAACTTTTATAGCAACTATGAAAATCGATCTCATAATACCTACGATCAACATAGAAGTACTACAACAGCATCAATGAAAACACCAATCTCACCAACTTCTGAAGAAAGAACTGTTATTGCAACCGAGAAGAGTTTAAAGGTTACAGTAAATCAAAGTAATGCAACAAAAGGACCCGTAATGAGTGTTAAag tgAATTCACCAAATATAGCTGGAACCGGAAGAGTCGGGCCACGACAAAGAAGTCGTATTACGTACAGTCATTCAGACGTTGACGCACCTCCATCCGAAGGAGAGCATTTCTTCCGTCAAAAGTCATTCGAAGACAAATCGAAGGGAACTTATTTCAATAACCAGAAGTTCTCTAATCTGAAGAGATCTCATTctcaaaagaagaaagaaaatgaaACAAAGTATCAATATCATCCGAAGAAAGATAGTGATGGAAATTCACATAAACAATATGAGAATGAATTTAGATCGCACTCTCAGAAGGATCAACAAAAATCTTATGCTACAAAATCGCCAAAACCTTCGAGGGGAAACGTAAGGATAATGAAACACGATTCCTCGAACGTGAATACTTTATGCGAAACTCAGAAGTGTTCAACCTCTAATGAAGTAAAACTTGAACAGAATGTTGAGTGCAATATTGAACATAATGTTGAACCTGTTATTGAGAATAATGCTGAACTTAATGTTGAACGTGACGTTGAACAAAATATTAAACATAATATTGAACATGATACCGAATGTAATGATAAACCCAACGTCGCATATAATATCGAATGTGATATTAAACAGAATGTTCAGCATAACATTACAACAGAGACAGTGCAGGAAAATAAATTCAACAAGATTGAAATATCCGATGTAAAGAATGAAGAAACAAATATTGAAGATGAAGCTACGGAGGAAGTATCATcaaagaaagaagaagagacTACATTTGTTACAGACAATCCCGAGCATAATGCCAAATACGATACAAGTAAAGATGCGTTTGATAGCAAGAGCGAGTGTTCAGATCCTCTTGCGTGTAATGTAACAGAAGAATCGCAAGAGAGTAGCCATAAGTCTTCCGAGGCATTAGTTCCAAGCAATGATTTGTCTGATAAGGAACTTGTGCCAAACGAGGTATCGAACGATGTCGTCAATGTAGAAGAAACTTCTACGTGTGAAGTAGAGCAGACATCGAAAGAAGTTATAAATCAGTTTGTAAACGATAACTGTGATAATATCGAAAATGAAATTACAATCCAACGAAGTACAGAAGAGGTGATAGATAATTCTGCGTCTTCGTTGGCAGATAAAACAAATTCTGTGATAGAAATTAATAATCAATTGGTGCAATGCAATAAAGAGTTAGCTCGGAATGAAGCGTTGAACGCAGAAAAAGAGATGGATACGAAGAACGAGTCGTCCGATAAAAATTTAGAAGAAATCGTGAATTCTTGCGATAGCAAAGagaaagcagaagaaacgaagGACGAAAAAGATGAAAAGGGAAACGAGGAGAATGACAAACTGTTGCAATAA